The window CCCTCAAAGGAGAGCctcaaattgtttttttttttcttgaatcaaGTAAATCAAAATGATAAGCAAACAACACTCCCAACTATGCACATGACAAATTGGAAGATGACAAAGGGGAGAAGTTTCTGTTTATTTATTCCTCTTTAAAATGacttaaaagcaaatttaaaacactatttaaaaaaagaggggatTCAAAATATCAAGAGgctgaaaataaaaccacaaaggaGGCATTACAAGGTTAGCTGAACATAGAAAGCATAGTTAGTATAAAACAGATTTACAGTCTCGGTGAACAGCAAATTCATGCTGCCCATGTAAATGGAACAGCACGTAATACTGCCCCTACCCTCTGGAACACAAAATTCTTCTATTATTTTGGTTTATTGTAGTACTGGATAGGAAAACacaacaactttaaaaaacaacattttcaattggaagagaaaaacattaaaaatatgaaattgctCTGTAGGCACTGATAAATGTTTTTCTATGGTAGAAGAGTGTGCCAAAGCAGAATTCAAAATTGCATAATTCCTCTTAAAATGATACAGCCCTGGTGTGACTGCAAATAAAACCTACCTAAGCTATTTCTCTGGAACTGCCTGACTGCAGCCCTGCCCACTATGAACAGTCTGCAATACTGGTTTGGACAGGGCTAGGCGGAAGCAACAGGCAGCAATACTGGAAAACGGAGGTATCTCCTGGTAAGTCAGAGTGCTCTGAGAGCTCAGGTCCATGGAAGGCTTTCATTACACTGACAAAGAGTGACTCGGTATGCTTGCCAAGGCTTTCAACTCTGTGTGTTTCAAGTTACACCTGACCTTGAGGTGCTGAGACCTAGCAAGGAGCGAATGGGAGCAAGAAAAGGTTGCTGCCTACAGGCCCGCTTAGAAATAGCCACTCCAGTGGGCAGTGGCTGCTGGCAGGAGGTCAGCTACAAGCCCTGCCCAAGTTTGCCATCAGCAGACGAgtgcttccctctcctctcccctcactGAGCACTAGCAGCTGTAATGTTACTTACGCCCTCCTCTGCAGAGCACTCTGATCAGACTACCGAGCCCTTACGTCCTCTGAGGGCAGGGATGTGGACTTCACTGGGATCTGCAACAAAAACCAACTCAAAGCAATTGGGGGGAGGCAGCTGCTAGGGCCCTGGAGAAGGTTAAAGCAGCGCCTGCGCAGGGCACCCTGAAGCAGATTTTTACCTTGCAAGCTTACTCACTCCTGAGACACGTCCTCCCCTACCTGTCTTGGCACATGCAGCCTTCCTGCTCCCCCACTCTGGCAAGCAAAATGCCTGAGATTAGCAGTCCCAACGCCCAGGGTCCCTGCGCACAGGGGAGGAAAGATGCGCTTCAGTCTTCTGTTTTACTAGGGAGTCTCTGGCttaaaaagtcactttttaaaaaatgccgtGGCAGGAAGCAGTTAATCAAACATGTCCTCAAACATGCGTTGCCCCATGGCTATGTAAACCTCTTTTTCCTCTGGTGTCATCTGGGCCACCAGCTCAGGGCGCTGGCTCACTTGGCTGTACGAGTGTGGACGCCCAGCCACTGTGACAGTGGGGTCTTCTGCCACCACCTCaaactcttcatcctcctcctcgtcctccagCCCGTACATTGAGGTGGCCGTAgcgggagggcggggaggggatTCTTCCTCTGATTCACTTGTCTCGCTCTCGGAGTCACTAGCGTTGGCACCGGAGAGAGGAGCGGCACCTCCGATGGTGACTGTTGAAGCAGAAGGTGTCTTCTTCTCGTGGATAAGCAGGGCACGCATCACCTCCTCATTATCATCCAGAGCTGCCCGGCCCTCCTCACGGTCCTGGAAGGCATCCAGATCCCGGCTCCCTGCAAAGAGACACAAGGGAATGATCGTTTCCTCACAAAGAGCTGGGTGACAGCCCTGAAGGCTTTCTGAACCTGTATTAATTACTGCTACTGAGCATGCTTGGCCAAGTCACACCCGTTCTCTATACCAGCTCCTCTTCTCCTTTGAAAGACAGAGATAGTTATGTTTTCTTCTCATAACAGCAGAGCAAGTACTGACATTTCCTAGTTGCTGGGAAGCCTAGAGTCACTGTGGTTCCCAGCTGGGAGCCTTGGCCAGGAGCACATcgcaagagaagacaaaaaacGCATGATGGGCAAGCACCTGGAAAAGACCTCCCCGGGGGGTGTCCAACTCAGGCACCCCTCAGCTGGGCCGATGCACTTTCCTTACTGTGGAGCAGAAAGCAGTCCTTGGGTCCTAAATCTGGGGTTCCAGATACCCAGGCTACGCACCCAGCGATGACACTTGTCTGAGACACAGCGAGTAGCTCGGTACTGTTTCACAGGTAAACAAGCACAGGCTGTttcctttttgtccctttctttCCAGGTTGGACGACCACAGCCTCGAGGACTTGCCGTGATGACCAAGAGCACAGGCGTTGCCAGCATAGACCATAAATACAGACCCAAAACCAGGCCCTGCCCTGCCGAGCTCCCCGTATAAGGATTAAGATGGGGAAGCAGATGAATCCTGGCATACAGCGAGTATTCGGAAACCATAAAACAACATTCAAAGTAGCCGTGTCTGGTAAACTCCCTGGACCTCTTATTTGAAGGAGACTGCAGTTTTGCAGCTGACAGacacacagcctgtgctcctctTTCAGTAAGCTTGCCTGTATAATAACTAGGAGGGTTTGACATGACTTGGGTAGGCAGGGCGTCTGTAGTTCAAGGATTCAAAAGGTAAAATTCTGTTGAAATACTGGCATTCTGCAGAAAACTTCTCCTAATCCTACATTTGGTGAGAGGACTGTCACTCCACCCAGCACCAATAAACCTACaggcagtagggaaaaaaaaaaaaaagaaaaaacacccggaacaaaaaaatgaaatacagagaaCCTTATGTAAAAACAAGGCCTAAAAAGTAGGACAGACTCCCTGTGGCAAACTTTCTTGCACCTAAAGATGCTGCCTACGAACAACTGCTGGAGCTTAGGTGACAGCATTCTGCCTTCATACATTAAAGCCACTTGCCTGCTTCTCCCAGGCCTGGAACCTCATGGTTTCAGCAGCACATCCAGGCAGTTGGGGCCCAAGCCTTTCCCCCAGGGTCAAAAATACACTGGTTACTTTTTTCAACTTgagtggaaaaaaatgctgagaaacagGTGAACTAAGGAAGTAAGTTCTGCTTTTAGCACTAAAAGCCAGGGGAGTTTGTGGTCACTCCTTTCCTATGGTAAAATAAAGGCCAAAAGACCCACCCCTAACTTTATTAGACTCATGTTTTtattgtaaatgaagttgtaacGGGTGATGGCTGCAACTACTATTATTAATGCACTGGCAAAATtcttgaaagaaaggaagaatgaagGCGTTGTGTTGGCAGCCTTATGCTCAGCTTGTTGCTTGTGACTGTAGAGCATAAGAGGCTACTGGAGAGCATTTCTGTGAGATAATATCATAGCTCATCACACTGAGAACTGTGAAGCGACCACAGCCTGGGATAGCTGCACAAAGTCTGACTTTGTGGCTCAGGAGCGGGGCTGTCTCTTGCTTGTGAGAACTGCTCCTGTCAGATCCAAGCAGTGAACCTCTCCTGTCAACAGTCCCAAGTTTCCTTCCTCCCTGTTTATGTCTTCCAAGAGCTATAGAAACACGTTACAGCAGCCACTTCAGGCTATTTCCACAAGTTCCCTCTTTGATCTCCACTAGTGGTGGAGGTTAAGCTGTGATGCCATTGTGCTGTAAGCAGATATACTCCCCCTCAGTGGCATCTGAGAAACATTTATGCTGTGTACAACAAAAGTCATCTCAAGGAGCCAATTTAAAACTACAGGTGAATGGAATGTCTAGCAGAAAAAACTGGGGTGTGAACTCACCATGGCTGGTGAGTAACACAACATCTGCTACAgacttgtcgtggtttcagcccagccggtaacaaagcaccatgaagctgctcactcactcctccgcccctggccccggtgggatgaggaggagaaaatataaagaaatgctcatgggtcgagacaaggacagggagagatcacctactgcttatggtcatgggcaaaagacagactcaacttggggaagaaacaaaatcaatttgatttactaccaatcaaaccaaaacaaggataccgagaagtaaaaccaaatcttaaaacaccttccccgcacccctcccttcttcccaagcacaacttcactcctgaattctctgcctcctcctccacagcagctcagggaggcagggaatggaggttgaggtcagttcgtcacacattgtctctgcggctccttcctcctcaggggaggactcctcactcgtcccctgcggcagcgtggggtcctccatgggctgcaggtgggcatctgctccgcCACTCACCTCCGCAGgttgcaggggcatcccctcctctggcacatctcctccccctccttcactggccttgctgtctgcataggtgtttctctcacttCCCAaactccactgcaggtttcccttcttaaatacattatcccagaggtgctacccctatcactgatgggctcggcattggccagaggcaggtccaacttggagccagggaagcttctagcagcttctcacaggagccacccctgcagcctctcccctgctaccaaaatcccaccacacaaacccaaaacaagacTGCAGGAAGAGGTTGCTTCAGTCACCTCACTTTGTTTAACCTATTTGGAAAAAGTTTTGGGATCCGTATGCTCGAAAGGTGTTACACACAAACAAGATCATTAGATATCTTCTGACCACTACTTCACACCCATTTTCTTCACTTCTGCTATACCTCCATACTCCACTCCTCTCCTGAGCATTGCACTGATTCCAGGGTCTCATGCTTACACATGCAGTTCCTTTTTGCCATCTTCTCTTCCTAGGGCACCAACAATTTCCTTCTATAATCCTCAAATGACTTGGAAGATTGCATCTATTGATTCACTCTTGTAAAAATCATAGAAGGtctctattttctatttttagtgTGTAAGCTTAAATAGCACACTTACCAAAGCAGAGTGTTTCTACTAGTGGTTACAAGATCTTGACTATTGTCTATAGACAGCCCGACCCCAACAtgaatgaaataaaagcaaagataatgagaaacaaacagaaagcaataAAGACTCACCTGCCATGGTGACAGGCCTTCCTACTGTTCTTCCAGAAGCTTTATTTCTGACATATTCTTcatataaaacacattttgaaaaacaattgGCAAGAAGGCAGCTGGGAGCACAAAAACACTGCTGGTAGATTTGGTAGGCTTCAGAGTGACTGAATGttaacaaatattatttttcagcagtgacCTATTAGGCAGGCAGCTTTCTAGATGAGACTGGAAGACCTTTGTCCAAAACCAATAAACTCTCAAGGTGGAAGACGTAACAGATAATTAACATTTTAGAAGCACAAACTATTTTGTGGGTAACTCAGCTTTACTGACCTGGACTTCAATCCTGGATCTAATAAACTAGGATTTTTTTACATCTACCTACACACAGGTGCTTTGCACAGCAGAGGGGAGCAGAAAAAATCTGGAGTGTAGGGAGCAACAGCTGTACACATACAGGGGAACATATTTTTGACAGCACTCTAAGAGCATCACATAAGCAGAGCAGTACTTCTGCTCTGTCAATTTTCTTACCATCTTTGATTTCATCAGGGTCATAAGCCCCCTGCACCGTGCTCTCCCGTAGCCAAATTGGTCTCTCTCTGGCTGGCTTTCCTTCACTTGCAGACCGGTTAAGATCCTCCTGGTCCTCCATGCTGATGACAACGTTCTGGGTATACAAGTCCTCATACGATGGTCCTTTTGTAGTCCATGCTTCCCGATGGTGTCCACCAGCAATGCCAGCTGCTGTCCCTGAACCAGTACCAGCTGCACGCTCCTTGCTACATAAAAGTCAAAGAGATAAAAACACAAGCAGTCAGAACAAGCCCTTCCTCAGCCAGCATCGCAACACTTAAAACTATGATTAGTTATCTCCCACGATCTGCACTGAGAACTTGCATTCTGATCTCTAACATGTGGTGCCAGGAATTTCTACACCAGCTTGATGGTTTGGGGAACTTGGGGGTCTCTAATGGGAAACCCTACCTGAGGCCATGGCAACTTCCACAACAGATGCTGAAAAGAGAAGACAGCACTAAAGCTGCTGATGCACTCATGTAAGAACAAACATAGAATCTGAGAATAccctgaaataaaaatcacagcagaaaaaCATAGCTGAACAGTAATCTGGTGTTTGGAAAAGTCTCTTTTTGGCCTTTTCACAGCAACACTAcgctgcattaaaaaaagcacTAAAGTTTAAACAAGTTAAGATGATAggcccagagacccagcatgctCAGATCTGTGAACCATTGTTATTCACAGGACTTGTGAAGGAGTTAACTCACCATGAAAAACACAGTTCAAACCTTTGCTTGAATTGTGAGTGACAACTCCTGTGGTAAGTGACAACTCCTGTGGTAAGTCACACCTCCTGTGTTACACAGGAGATGTGTACTATCCGCAGATACAGCCTTGGGAGGACTGGGAAGTCcaggcagaagagaagaaaagatgagaGGGCACCTTCAAACCAGAGAACCAGGGCTGGGCAAAGGCCTTTGTGTGGTGATGATGTGTTGGAGGAGGCAAGACAGAACTGTCTTAATCGTGGAAAAGCTGGATAAAGAAAGGCAATGACTGATGCAAAGCATACGACAGTCAAAGCctagccctccttttgttttccaaGAGGAGCTGCAGCCACCACATTTTTCTCCAGGCTCCTTTCTAACTCAGGAGACTGATGGAGAAAAGAAACATTCCTGCTTGGATCTGGTAGAAAGAGGACATCAGGTGGAGTATTTTCTGCATAGCGATAGCAATAAGCCTAAAATACCGTCTCTGGCCTGTGCTGCTACATATGCATTGATCAGGGAAAGCAGCTGAATGGAAACTCACTGCTTTCCAGGCAGGGAAAACCAAACGTGACTGTTCCTCTACTTCAAACTCATATTTCATCTTCTCAGAGAAAGAGATCCTCTGCAGACTGCACCCACCCTCAGCCAGAAAATTTCAGTCATTTGCCAGTGGTACCTAAGGCTTTTCAGAGGTAACAGACCTGCCTGGACTCCTCCTCTCGTCCAGAGCAAATCCATCATGGATACTCACAGCATCCCTGCTTTGGTGCCAGCTGAGCTGACAGAAGTTGTCAGTGAGCACAGTTCAGTCGCTGCTATCTACCCAAAGACCTTTCCTCTAATTGAGATGCTTAAAATAAGGTTGCAGTTGGAGAAGACCTGAGtaatatgcaattttttttaattcagcaagGACTTAACCACTGCCTGATGAACTAATTCTGCTGGATTTTTAGGGGTAAACAGTGAGGGGAAAACTATGCAGGCAGGTGATCATCTCTCttccccaaataaaaaaatattggtgTGTTCAGCTGCAGTTTAGATTGAGGGCTACTCACACCCTCCCAAAAGTGAATTTGCTGGGGTCTGTTAGTAAAATACTTCACAGCATCTGTTTTAACATGTGTCCACACACTAACCGGTTCtctcctgcagccagccctgctagGAGAActtcacagcagccttgaatttTGGGAAAGAAGACTCAGGCACATGTATTGCTTATATAACCTAAGGAACCACACAGAGACCTTCTTTCCAGTACGTTATTTCAAGTGTTGGTACCTTTCAGCTCTCCAAGACAGGCGTGTGTTCTGTGAAAAGCACCACTCTGCTTCCCACACAATAGAAATCTCTAACTAGCGTTTCCCTGACGATTTTATGTAATCCACTTTCCTCACAAGATACACAATGCAGCTCTCCCCCAAGCTCTCCCTCCCCACGACTGCAGCGTGACAGCTAAATACTCGGTAGTGCCAGGAACTGCCTAATAATACTTTTGCACAGAGGTCCCTGTAAGTGTGCCTAAAATGGACTTTTTCCCCTATGCGGTATCATTCAGCAGCAAAACACTTATTCCATGTTAGGaacatttcaaaaatgaaagTAACAACTCTAAGAGACACCTACAGTACTAATTACCTTAAGCCACCTACTGCAATGTCCCACACTTAGGTGGAACCATCTAGACACTTTCTGTCTACTTTCGGACCTCAGTGAGCTTTGCAAACGCGCCTTGATTTACTTCTTTGCGGAACTGCGTCTTCAGTGACACTGTTGGTAGGAGTGAGCAGCCCTTCAAGACTACATGACCGGGGGAATACTCCTTACTGCAAGAAGAGATCTTACTGTTCAGCAACCCTGTTCCAAAACACAGGATTAaacaccatggatccagcagcagcaaaaggccAGGTGCACGGGCTGCTTTagaggcagcacagagcagaTGAAGGGAGTGCACTcttaaatctttctctctctctctctcagatcCAAGTTCTGCTTTTTCCTTGCCTAGGTCTAGACTTTGCATGGCCACCCTGCAATCAGGAGCTGTGGCAGCTCAGTGGCCCAGCTGTGGCTACATTTGCTCGGTTACCCATCGGTTGTTTTACCCTGATGGAAATCCCTTAATGAGTGGTTAGCTGCCTTTAAAGGCGACATAAATAATCCTTGACATAGCTGAGGTATGGCCCACAGAAACCACACCGTGCAATGGGAAACAACTGGAAATTTTCATCTCAATCCTGCCCAGACTATTAAGAAAAGGTCTTGCATGATGGGGACCATGCCGTGTTTGAAATAAAGCACTTTTTCACTTTGCTGCTCTTAAGAGCTTCAACTTCACAACAGACAACCCATGGTTCTTGATAGCATGACCACAGAACATTAATTCTGTGAAGATTTTTGTTATATTAAATCATGCTATTTTGACATAAGAAAATGGAAGGGTTATTAAAATCCATCCGTTTTCAAAAACCACAGAGAAGGGCTTGGGTAAAGCAGGTTTATTTCAAAACCTGTGGGGCTAATTCATGTCCTCCCAAGATTAAGAAAATTAACAGCCTCATAGAAGGATACGAATGAAGATCTGCCTGGTTTTCCATGGCAGGTAAATGGCAGTTATGCAATATCAGTGTGGTCGCTTAGAGCTGTAACTCTCCTGAAAACATACGAAGTCGCCTGCATTGGTGCGAAGAGATGATGCAGGCACTTTGtgaccttttctgtttgtttcagaaTCACAAAATGTCAGTTTCCTCAATGATTTCAGACACTCAAGACaccataaaaatgaaaggaataaataaCTCAGGGtttagcacttttaaaaaaaaaataatctcacagcAGCGCTTTCATGCAATTAGCTGCTTTGAATTAATAAGagttaataaataattaaatcatTGTATGTGCTGAAGCAAGTTGTGTTCAAGTAAGCATTTAAAAAGCCGCCTATTTATTTTGTCATTCCTTGCACAAAGTAATTAATCATTTACAATGTTTTTTAAGTATTTAAGAGTCAAGTAAGTGGGTGCTGCTATTTAATCATGGGAAAGCACCAGGCTTCTGCTGTGATAATTTCCTGTGCACAGAAGGGAAAGACTGAGAAATGACTCTCTTTTTGGTGCAGTTATCCCAGTTCTACTACTCAAACTACAAAAAAGGGATTTAAAGCAAAGGCTAGTGATTCAGCTTGGGCAGAAAGGCTTCAAAGACTCCCCATATCACCAAAGACATGTTGAGTGACCTTGGAAAAGTCTCTTTCCCTCTCTATATTGCTTCGGTTTTTCTATCAGAATGATGAGGAAAATTAGTTACCTTCTTGGCTAGAAAAAGACTATGAATAGGCaaagaatatttaattatattaattagaAACTGTCTAGCATGAATATATGAGGAACATTCTCTCTCAAGGTTagcctgagagaaaaaaaattagtatcttgCTTGCTCTCCCATTAACTAAAGCCAAGCACCCCAAGGCACTGTGGGAATGCTTCCCTGCATGGTACATTCCCCCTCCatgtgtttaattaatttttttttttaaacacagagaagAGCATCACATTTCACCACAGCTGACAAAACTGACAGCTCCCCACATCTTTCTGCATTATTTAAACATAATCTGTTTTTGTACAGCTAGGAATGTTCTGAAAGAAAGTGTCATTTCCCATGGGTAGgaatattttaaagagtttttgaCTATAACACGGTCTTCTCCCAAAAAGGTGTGTAAAAAGtaggagaaaatcagaagaaaaaatacccTTATTACAAGTAATGTCTTCGAACTAGAACACTAAGTGTGGAATGCAGATAGCTTAGTTTCAGGAGCTGGGTAGAAGCAAAAGGAATAGATGAAAGATAAGGGTTTGAGAGGAAGAAGACAGCGTAGATGGTACCCTCAGTGCTTTGCCAAACAGCTGCAGTTTGGATTTCTTAAATACTGGGGCAAGGGCTTGGTGTACATACCAGCTacagcacagcaagcagcaggTAATTCAAGTACCCCACCCCACAGAAAACTACATACAGGAGGCTGACCAGAAGAATAGTCATCTGCCTTGTTTAATAAAAAATGGTTACGGCCATTTGTCTCCTTATAAACCACACATTCCTTGGGGAAACCGGTCAGTTGCTTGAATAGTTGGTAAGGAACAAGTAAGCCCTCAATGCAGCCAAAGGCTGCACCAGGTTTGGGAAAACCTCACAGAGCAGACGAATGTACTACAAGGAAACAGCACAGTGGGAGAAGACCAGGCGCATTCCCACCTCTGCTTCAGGGCAGGAATCTCTGTGG is drawn from Accipiter gentilis chromosome 21, bAccGen1.1, whole genome shotgun sequence and contains these coding sequences:
- the GTF2E1 gene encoding general transcription factor IIE subunit 1 — protein: MTDPDVLTEVPAALKRLAKYVVRGFYGIEHALALDILIRNPCVKEEDMLELLKFDRKQLRAVLNTLKGDKFIKCRMRVETAPDGKTTRHNYYFINYRLLVNVVKYKLDHMRRRIETDERDSTNRASFKCPICFSTFTDLEANQLFDPRTGTFRCTFCETEVEEDESAMPKKDARTLVARFNEQIEPIYALLRETEDVNLAYEILEPEPTEIPALKQSKERAAGTGSGTAAGIAGGHHREAWTTKGPSYEDLYTQNVVISMEDQEDLNRSASEGKPARERPIWLRESTVQGAYDPDEIKDGSRDLDAFQDREEGRAALDDNEEVMRALLIHEKKTPSASTVTIGGAAPLSGANASDSESETSESEEESPPRPPATATSMYGLEDEEEDEEFEVVAEDPTVTVAGRPHSYSQVSQRPELVAQMTPEEKEVYIAMGQRMFEDMFD